The following proteins are co-located in the Candidatus Nitrotoga sp. AM1P genome:
- a CDS encoding gamma-glutamylcyclotransferase family protein, with protein sequence MNKSNSSALLWTLTIYILAASANATPVNKSQEYDVRQPQEAGIQKPVQETVIMADDELKKLAENHSGNCNAAPDPAKAQYIIGYGSLMQDESRQRTTPNANISYPVQVNGYQRGWFTKGSGVGFSTTFLGVVQRKESTLNATIYTIDVTEISTMDKREFSYCRLAVEPENFSLLKQDIPLSLGQTWIYVNKPDTIATASRRYPIVQSYVDIFLSGCLELEQRFELKDFARQCLVTTSNWSTQWMNDRIYPRRPFIYQPKAKQIDQLLNEHLPQYFQHIRIE encoded by the coding sequence ATGAATAAATCAAATTCCTCTGCACTGCTTTGGACATTAACAATATACATATTGGCAGCCAGCGCAAATGCAACCCCTGTGAATAAATCTCAGGAATATGACGTTCGGCAACCTCAAGAGGCAGGCATACAAAAGCCTGTCCAAGAAACCGTGATCATGGCAGATGATGAATTAAAAAAACTAGCTGAGAACCATAGTGGTAATTGTAATGCCGCACCTGACCCTGCAAAAGCCCAATACATCATTGGCTATGGCAGCTTGATGCAAGATGAATCACGTCAACGAACGACGCCTAATGCCAACATTTCTTATCCCGTTCAAGTTAATGGGTATCAACGTGGCTGGTTTACAAAAGGTAGCGGGGTTGGGTTTAGTACCACTTTTTTGGGCGTTGTACAACGTAAAGAGAGTACGCTGAATGCCACAATTTATACTATTGATGTAACAGAAATCAGCACTATGGATAAGCGAGAATTTTCTTATTGTCGATTAGCAGTGGAACCCGAAAATTTTTCACTACTGAAGCAAGACATTCCACTGTCGCTTGGACAAACCTGGATTTACGTCAATAAACCAGACACCATTGCTACAGCGAGCAGGCGCTATCCCATTGTTCAATCTTATGTAGATATTTTTTTATCCGGCTGCCTGGAGCTGGAACAACGTTTTGAACTAAAAGATTTTGCCAGGCAGTGTCTTGTTACCACGAGTAATTGGTCGACTCAGTGGATGAATGATCGAATCTATCCACGGCGTCCTTTTATCTATCAACCAAAAGCCAAGCAAATTGACCAGCTTCTCAATGAACACCTACCACAGTATTTTCAACATATCCGTATTGAATAG
- a CDS encoding DUF1840 domain-containing protein — protein sequence MLVTFTSKAYPDITMFGEAALHLIKMMGHSGVVPSAIMAEDVHAALERLKNAIQSDSRVPLLAKSNDVQDKKSHEQSVSLKNRALPLIELLSAAAKEKCDVMWE from the coding sequence ATGTTGGTAACGTTCACATCTAAAGCATATCCTGATATAACCATGTTCGGTGAGGCAGCGCTGCACTTGATTAAGATGATGGGACATAGTGGCGTAGTGCCCAGCGCTATTATGGCTGAGGATGTCCATGCAGCACTTGAGCGCTTGAAAAATGCTATCCAGTCAGACAGCAGAGTGCCGCTCCTGGCAAAGTCCAATGATGTCCAGGATAAAAAATCACATGAACAAAGTGTGAGCCTAAAAAATCGGGCTTTGCCTTTGATTGAATTACTCTCAGCGGCCGCCAAAGAAAAATGTGATGTGATGTGGGAATAA
- a CDS encoding ABC transporter ATP-binding protein gives MRIPLISLTNIGKNYPSVATGGNRLRTIAALLFKRGEVPHFCALQGVNLELKAGESLGLIGENGAGKSTLLKIIAGVVKPSTGQVVVNGRIGALLELGSGFHPEYSGLENIHLAAALMGMSNAEIDSKLDSIIEFADIGSHIAEPIKHYSSGMVVRLGFAVATAMQPDILITDEVLAVGDESFQKKCIRWIEGYLSQGGTLLLCSHSMFHIQTLCQKAVWIHDGQLHMYGDSFDVTREYLTYHEEKNSKAAHLERVVQPSGMYTIRKFWLENDVGVVTTVAEMDGVLRICGVAHSPDDRPPVILFGIVRADGTPVYGTHSNETAYLPNKIAPSQYGFCIRLSNLQLLPGKYTIRAHAMDPEGLRLFDTVTTSVRITGQTRDYGLCRLEHEWMPAREDFIAMEDS, from the coding sequence GTGCGAATACCTCTTATCAGCCTAACTAACATCGGCAAGAATTATCCCAGCGTAGCCACTGGTGGTAACCGGTTACGCACGATTGCTGCCTTGTTGTTCAAGCGTGGTGAGGTGCCCCATTTCTGCGCACTACAGGGGGTCAACCTAGAACTGAAAGCAGGCGAGTCGCTTGGACTGATTGGTGAAAATGGTGCTGGTAAATCCACCCTGCTGAAAATCATTGCTGGGGTGGTCAAGCCCTCCACCGGCCAAGTGGTGGTTAATGGACGTATTGGTGCTTTGCTGGAGCTGGGCAGCGGGTTCCACCCCGAATATAGCGGTTTGGAAAACATTCATCTGGCGGCCGCGCTGATGGGTATGAGCAACGCAGAAATCGACAGCAAGCTGGATTCCATAATTGAATTCGCCGATATTGGTTCCCATATTGCAGAACCGATCAAGCATTACTCGTCCGGCATGGTGGTGCGGCTGGGTTTTGCCGTAGCAACTGCCATGCAACCGGATATTTTGATTACTGACGAAGTGTTGGCTGTGGGTGATGAGTCGTTCCAGAAAAAGTGCATTCGCTGGATCGAAGGTTATCTGAGTCAGGGTGGGACATTACTGTTGTGTTCGCACAGCATGTTCCACATTCAGACCCTGTGCCAGAAGGCAGTATGGATTCATGATGGGCAGTTGCATATGTACGGCGACAGCTTTGATGTTACGCGTGAATACCTCACCTACCATGAAGAAAAAAATAGTAAAGCGGCGCATTTGGAACGTGTAGTACAGCCAAGCGGAATGTACACAATTCGCAAATTTTGGTTGGAGAATGATGTGGGTGTTGTAACTACGGTGGCTGAGATGGATGGCGTATTGCGTATTTGTGGTGTGGCGCATTCTCCCGATGATCGGCCGCCGGTGATTTTGTTTGGTATCGTTCGAGCCGATGGAACACCAGTTTACGGTACTCATTCAAACGAAACAGCGTATCTTCCAAATAAAATTGCGCCCTCGCAATATGGTTTTTGTATTCGTCTTTCTAATCTTCAGTTATTGCCAGGAAAATATACCATTCGCGCTCATGCAATGGATCCTGAAGGATTGCGGCTCTTCGATACCGTGACTACTTCAGTGCGAATCACCGGGCAAACCCGCGATTATGGCTTATGCCGTTTAGAACATGAGTGGATGCCCGCAAGAGAAGATTTTATTGCCATGGAGGATAGCTGA
- the msbA gene encoding lipid A export permease/ATP-binding protein MsbA, whose amino-acid sequence MTSSQLYLRLLDYIKPYWRIFALSILGMVVAAATEPLLPVLLKTMLDGTFVHKDETIIRLIPLFILAIFLVRGVATFVATYTITWVGSKVVMDLRDEMFSKLLSLPARFYDDHATGNLISKLTFDVTQVTAAATTVVTIGIRDSLMIAGLLGWLFYLNWKLTLLSLIMAPVIIFIMKTISGRLRVASRNSQRAMGDITQVIEETVTAHKVVKLFGGQQYESQRFSSQANWVRRHTMKQTAAAAANIPIVQMVAAVALAVIVYLATEQSRSDETTVGGFLSFIAAMLMLTPPLKRLASVSEHLQRGLAASESVFELLDTPSEIDTGKKLITHASGRLKFEHVNFSYQKEEKLALCDINLEIPAGQTVALVGASGSGKSTLANLVPRFYSPNNGHITLDDYDLAELTLASLRANIALVSQDIVLFNDTVAANIAYGQMRKVPETEIIAAAQAAHAMEFINEMPQGLQTLVGERGVRMSGGQRQRIAIARAILKNAPILILDEATSALDSESERHVQAALETLMQGRTTLVIAHRLSTIEKADRIVVLQKGEIVEIGTHQELLAQGDVYAQLHRSQFMWNDVARDNSG is encoded by the coding sequence ATGACCAGTTCACAGCTTTATTTGCGGTTGCTCGACTATATCAAACCCTACTGGCGCATATTTGCACTTTCCATCCTTGGCATGGTAGTGGCTGCGGCTACGGAGCCGCTATTGCCGGTTTTGCTCAAAACCATGCTAGACGGCACATTCGTGCACAAAGATGAAACTATCATCCGATTGATCCCTCTGTTCATCTTGGCGATTTTTCTTGTACGCGGGGTGGCTACTTTTGTTGCTACCTACACTATCACCTGGGTAGGAAGTAAGGTAGTGATGGACTTACGTGACGAAATGTTCAGTAAGCTGCTTTCCCTGCCTGCGCGCTTTTATGATGACCATGCGACTGGCAACCTGATCTCAAAATTGACTTTTGATGTAACACAGGTAACAGCTGCCGCTACAACCGTAGTAACCATTGGCATCCGCGATTCTCTTATGATTGCGGGATTGCTGGGCTGGCTTTTTTATCTCAACTGGAAGCTTACTCTACTCAGCTTGATCATGGCGCCTGTGATTATCTTTATCATGAAAACCATCAGCGGGCGCTTACGCGTAGCCAGCCGCAATTCACAGCGCGCGATGGGAGACATCACTCAAGTGATTGAAGAGACTGTAACCGCGCACAAGGTGGTTAAACTTTTCGGCGGGCAGCAATATGAAAGCCAGCGCTTTAGCAGTCAAGCTAACTGGGTACGCCGTCACACCATGAAACAGACCGCCGCCGCTGCCGCCAATATACCCATCGTACAGATGGTGGCAGCAGTGGCGCTTGCGGTCATCGTTTATCTCGCTACCGAACAATCGCGCAGCGATGAAACAACCGTAGGTGGCTTCCTTTCCTTTATTGCAGCCATGTTGATGTTGACCCCGCCGCTAAAACGGCTCGCTAGCGTCAGCGAGCACTTGCAGCGGGGACTAGCAGCTTCAGAAAGTGTGTTTGAGTTGCTTGATACGCCCAGTGAAATAGATACCGGCAAGAAATTAATTACTCACGCCTCTGGCCGGCTGAAATTTGAACATGTAAACTTTTCTTATCAGAAAGAAGAGAAATTGGCTTTATGTGACATTAACTTGGAAATTCCTGCAGGGCAGACAGTTGCGCTAGTTGGTGCCTCAGGCAGTGGCAAAAGCACTCTAGCCAACCTCGTACCGCGCTTTTATTCCCCGAATAACGGACATATCACACTGGACGATTATGACCTCGCGGAGCTCACGCTGGCCAGCCTGCGCGCTAATATCGCACTGGTAAGTCAAGATATTGTGCTATTCAATGACACCGTTGCCGCCAACATTGCCTATGGCCAGATGCGCAAAGTACCGGAGACAGAAATTATTGCCGCCGCGCAGGCAGCCCATGCAATGGAATTTATTAATGAAATGCCGCAAGGTTTGCAAACACTGGTGGGCGAACGGGGAGTGCGCATGTCGGGCGGACAGCGCCAACGCATTGCCATTGCTCGCGCTATTCTCAAAAATGCACCAATTCTTATTCTGGATGAAGCCACATCCGCATTGGATAGCGAATCTGAGCGTCATGTGCAAGCTGCGCTAGAAACCCTAATGCAAGGGCGCACCACACTAGTAATTGCTCATCGTTTGTCCACCATTGAAAAAGCCGACAGAATTGTTGTATTGCAAAAAGGCGAAATTGTTGAAATCGGCACGCACCAGGAATTACTTGCCCAGGGGGATGTATACGCACAGCTGCACCGCAGCCAATTCATGTGGAATGATGTTGCCCGCGACAATTCGGGATAA
- a CDS encoding ABC transporter permease, protein MQIRNLWPYRWLLLNFLSREIKSRYVGSVSGIFWALLHPLALLAVYAVVFTAIFKVKFPELEGHSFILFVAVALWPWLCFQEGTQRGALAVQNGGGLIKKVAFPHELLVYGAVLSTYAVHVVGFLLVLAVLALTGNELHFSSLPLVLLLFCMQLLFTNGLALILAALQVLLKDVEHFLTPLFMIWFYATPVLYPASLVPQQIQQIIALNPLSFFITRIRELLMTGNSQIDWKDAVMLAGSALIFLAGRWFFNRLSPYFEDFI, encoded by the coding sequence ATGCAGATAAGAAATCTGTGGCCGTACCGCTGGCTGCTGCTTAATTTCCTATCACGAGAGATTAAAAGCCGATATGTAGGTAGCGTCAGCGGAATTTTCTGGGCGCTACTGCACCCGTTGGCGCTGCTGGCAGTGTATGCGGTGGTATTTACAGCTATTTTCAAGGTGAAGTTTCCTGAGCTGGAAGGTCACAGCTTTATCCTGTTTGTTGCCGTAGCACTATGGCCGTGGTTATGCTTTCAGGAAGGCACACAGCGTGGTGCGCTGGCAGTGCAAAATGGGGGAGGCCTCATCAAGAAGGTCGCTTTCCCGCATGAGCTGCTTGTATACGGTGCGGTTCTTTCGACTTATGCCGTCCATGTGGTCGGTTTTTTATTGGTACTTGCGGTGCTTGCTCTTACCGGTAATGAGTTGCACTTTTCATCTTTGCCGCTGGTATTGCTGCTATTTTGCATGCAGCTATTATTTACCAACGGTTTAGCGCTGATTCTTGCTGCCTTGCAAGTGCTGCTCAAAGATGTTGAGCACTTTCTTACGCCGCTGTTCATGATCTGGTTTTACGCCACTCCCGTTCTTTATCCGGCCAGCCTGGTGCCGCAGCAGATACAGCAGATCATTGCATTGAATCCACTCTCTTTTTTTATTACCAGAATTCGTGAGCTATTGATGACTGGCAATAGTCAGATTGACTGGAAGGATGCGGTAATGCTGGCTGGTAGTGCGTTGATTTTTTTGGCCGGGCGCTGGTTCTTTAATCGCTTGTCACCCTATTTTGAGGATTTCATTTAG
- a CDS encoding peptidylprolyl isomerase yields MSRMLLKQYAALAVMVCCTAPALSVEEVLIESGTVRITSLDFEADLMRIPLEHRSEVLASKARIAKLLENLLINKTLAAQARSAGIDREPVMSKQIETVADKLLAQEQINRITKTITIPNFDARARELYQVDVEKYTVPTKVRVSHILVDTKNRTPEEALQRIKQVREQAVGGKKFEELALEYSDDPSVKGNKGDLGFFEEGKMVKPFSDTAFAMSAPGDISEPVKTIFGFHIIQLHEKKPKLVRSFDEVNEKIIQGEREKYLNEYRKTLVGGILTDPSLKLNEEAVNRFWTNPDAKSGDIKPSKINEPEAAKH; encoded by the coding sequence ATGAGTCGTATGTTGTTAAAGCAGTACGCTGCGCTAGCCGTGATGGTTTGCTGCACTGCCCCGGCGTTAAGTGTTGAGGAAGTATTGATCGAGTCTGGAACGGTCAGAATTACGAGTTTGGATTTTGAGGCGGATCTGATGCGTATTCCGCTGGAGCATCGTTCGGAGGTGCTGGCAAGCAAGGCTCGCATTGCCAAATTGCTGGAAAATCTGCTGATCAACAAGACGCTGGCTGCGCAGGCGCGCAGTGCCGGAATTGATCGTGAGCCTGTAATGAGTAAACAAATTGAAACGGTAGCAGACAAATTACTGGCGCAGGAACAAATCAACCGTATCACCAAGACGATTACGATACCGAACTTTGACGCGCGTGCTCGCGAGCTATATCAGGTTGATGTCGAAAAATATACTGTGCCAACGAAAGTACGTGTTTCCCATATTTTGGTAGACACTAAAAATCGTACACCGGAAGAAGCGCTGCAGCGCATCAAGCAGGTTCGCGAGCAGGCGGTTGGTGGCAAAAAATTTGAAGAGTTAGCCTTGGAATACTCTGATGACCCGAGCGTTAAAGGGAACAAGGGGGATCTTGGTTTTTTTGAAGAGGGGAAGATGGTCAAGCCATTCTCCGACACGGCTTTTGCCATGAGCGCTCCAGGCGATATAAGTGAACCGGTGAAAACGATTTTTGGCTTCCATATTATTCAGCTGCATGAAAAAAAACCAAAGCTGGTGCGTTCATTTGATGAGGTCAATGAGAAAATCATACAGGGGGAACGCGAAAAGTATTTGAATGAATATCGGAAGACGCTTGTTGGTGGGATACTCACTGATCCGTCATTGAAATTAAATGAAGAGGCGGTCAATCGCTTCTGGACAAATCCTGATGCGAAATCTGGTGATATTAAACCATCAAAAATAAATGAACCCGAGGCCGCAAAGCATTAA
- a CDS encoding SDR family oxidoreductase, with translation MKRILIIGCGDIAMRVARLLSGHYRLFGLLRNTARFAELRAAGITPLPGDLDNAPSLRRLTGLAHTVLHFAPPPNTGQNDTRTRNLLAILSRGTLPESIVYISTSGMYGDCAGKFVTETHRLNAQTTRAQRRVDAENKIRSWAKRTGVRAIILRVPGIYATDRLPLQRLRQGTPAILAAEDSHTNHIHADDLARIVTAALRYAKPNRVYHTSDDSELKMGDYFDSVADAFDLPHVPRISREQAQQTLPKTLLSFINESRRLTNTRMKRELKIMLLYPTVADALKVIQKPDLNI, from the coding sequence ATGAAACGAATCTTGATTATTGGCTGCGGCGATATCGCCATGCGGGTTGCACGCCTGTTAAGCGGCCATTACCGTTTGTTTGGACTGCTACGTAATACTGCACGTTTCGCTGAGTTACGTGCGGCAGGCATCACTCCGTTGCCCGGTGATCTGGATAACGCACCCAGCCTGCGTCGACTCACTGGGCTGGCGCACACCGTACTGCATTTTGCGCCGCCGCCGAATACTGGCCAAAACGATACACGTACCCGCAATCTGCTGGCTATTTTATCGCGTGGCACACTACCCGAGAGTATCGTATATATCAGCACTAGCGGGATGTATGGTGACTGCGCTGGAAAATTTGTCACAGAGACCCATAGATTAAATGCGCAAACTACGCGCGCTCAGCGTAGAGTAGACGCGGAAAATAAAATTCGCAGCTGGGCAAAACGCACCGGAGTGCGTGCCATTATCCTGCGTGTGCCGGGTATCTATGCAACCGACCGGCTACCGCTGCAACGCTTGCGTCAAGGCACACCGGCAATCTTGGCGGCAGAAGATAGCCATACTAATCACATTCACGCAGACGATCTCGCGCGTATCGTGACTGCGGCATTACGCTATGCAAAACCGAATCGGGTGTATCACACCAGTGATGATAGCGAACTAAAGATGGGAGACTACTTTGACAGTGTGGCAGACGCATTTGATTTACCGCATGTGCCACGCATCAGCCGTGAGCAGGCACAACAGACCTTGCCAAAGACCTTGCTTTCGTTCATAAATGAATCACGTCGCCTGACGAACACACGTATGAAACGAGAACTGAAAATAATGTTGCTCTATCCAACTGTGGCGGATGCGCTGAAAGTTATCCAAAAACCTGACTTGAACATCTAA
- a CDS encoding CDP-6-deoxy-delta-3,4-glucoseen reductase, with translation MAFNVLIKPSDHSFIMEADETILEAGLRHGVILPYSCRDGVCGTCKGLLLQGTVDYGKYEGSILSEAEKAEGMALFCCAKPTSDLIIECREVNAAKDIPVKTLPCRVHKLERLDDVMVLYLKLPANERLQFLAGQYIDILMKGGKARSFSLANAPHDDEFLQLHVRNISGGEFTKHVFMQMKERDILRFKGPLGSFFLREDSSKPVVFVASGTGFAPIKSIIEHALYVGVKRSMHFYWGAHNLNGLYMLDKAKEWETHGIKFTPVLSEALPADEWQGRTGFVHEAVLKDYPDLFGYQVYACGAPVVVEAAHRDFTTLRGLPNEEFFSDAFTPAPKT, from the coding sequence ATGGCATTCAACGTTCTTATTAAACCAAGCGATCATAGTTTCATCATGGAAGCCGACGAAACCATCCTTGAGGCGGGACTGAGGCATGGCGTTATTTTGCCTTACAGTTGCCGGGACGGTGTATGCGGGACATGCAAGGGTTTGCTGCTGCAAGGCACCGTGGATTACGGCAAATACGAGGGCAGTATACTGAGTGAAGCAGAGAAAGCAGAGGGGATGGCCCTGTTTTGTTGCGCCAAACCTACGTCTGATTTGATCATCGAGTGCCGCGAAGTGAATGCCGCAAAAGACATCCCGGTGAAAACCCTGCCCTGCCGCGTACACAAATTGGAACGACTTGATGACGTGATGGTGCTTTACCTCAAGTTGCCCGCCAACGAGCGTTTGCAGTTTCTTGCGGGACAGTATATTGATATTCTTATGAAGGGTGGTAAGGCGCGTAGCTTTTCACTAGCCAATGCCCCGCACGATGACGAGTTTCTGCAACTACATGTGCGAAACATTTCGGGTGGCGAATTCACAAAGCATGTTTTCATGCAAATGAAAGAGCGTGACATCCTGCGTTTTAAGGGGCCGTTAGGTTCTTTTTTCCTGCGTGAAGATAGTAGTAAACCTGTGGTGTTTGTCGCCAGCGGTACTGGCTTCGCACCAATCAAGTCCATCATCGAACATGCACTGTATGTTGGTGTGAAACGTTCCATGCATTTTTATTGGGGGGCGCATAACTTGAATGGTCTCTATATGCTCGATAAAGCCAAGGAATGGGAAACTCATGGTATAAAATTTACACCGGTCTTATCAGAAGCGTTGCCAGCGGATGAATGGCAAGGCAGGACGGGTTTTGTGCATGAGGCCGTACTAAAAGATTATCCTGATTTGTTTGGTTACCAAGTGTATGCCTGTGGTGCACCAGTAGTAGTGGAAGCAGCACACCGTGACTTTACGACCTTGCGTGGATTACCCAACGAGGAATTTTTCTCCGACGCGTTTACTCCCGCACCCAAAACTTAA
- a CDS encoding TIGR02466 family protein, translated as MNLDTYFSTPVWWDKLNIDADAILNFCHRLKQSDPRGNDVSNVGGWQSKEFYYGDHPELTPLLNEILRRSKKCLSDFGYDEVNFETYMDNVWVNINKLNNYNKIHIHCSSFISGAYYVTDSNAQIEFYRNFQEQYSIESLAPIAELNAINAPKFSYPARKNHLVMFPSWLPHSVEPNQEDIERISISFNIRIRKKGTAG; from the coding sequence ATGAATCTTGATACTTATTTTTCGACACCTGTTTGGTGGGATAAGCTTAATATTGATGCTGATGCTATTTTAAATTTTTGTCATCGATTAAAACAATCCGATCCACGTGGAAATGATGTTAGTAATGTTGGGGGGTGGCAATCCAAAGAATTTTATTATGGTGACCATCCGGAATTAACCCCTTTATTAAATGAAATTTTACGCAGGTCAAAAAAATGTTTATCTGATTTTGGATATGATGAAGTAAATTTTGAAACTTATATGGATAATGTATGGGTAAACATTAATAAGTTAAATAATTACAATAAAATTCATATTCACTGCTCATCGTTTATATCTGGTGCTTATTACGTCACCGACTCTAATGCTCAAATAGAGTTTTACAGGAATTTTCAAGAACAGTATTCCATAGAATCTTTAGCGCCCATTGCAGAGCTTAACGCAATTAATGCGCCAAAGTTTTCATATCCGGCCAGGAAAAACCATTTAGTTATGTTCCCGTCCTGGCTGCCCCACTCTGTTGAGCCTAATCAAGAAGATATTGAAAGAATATCAATATCTTTTAATATAAGAATAAGAAAAAAAGGAACGGCCGGATAA